The Phacochoerus africanus isolate WHEZ1 chromosome X, ROS_Pafr_v1, whole genome shotgun sequence genome has a segment encoding these proteins:
- the HCFC1 gene encoding host cell factor 1 isoform X2 has product MASAVSPANSPAVLLQPRWKRVVGWSGPVPRPRHGHRAVAIKELIVVFGGGNEGIVDELHVYNTATNQWFIPAVRGDIPPGCAAYGFVCDGTRLLVFGGMVEYGKYSNDLYELQASRWEWKRLKAKTPKNGPPPCPRLGHSFSLVGNKCYLFGGLANDSEDPKNNIPRYLNDLYILELRPGSGVVAWDIPITYGVLPPPRESHTAVVYTEKDNKKSKLVIYGGMSGCRLGDLWTLDIETLTWNKPSLSGVAPLPRSLHSATTIGNKMYVFGGWVPLVMDDVKVATHEKEWKCTNTLACLNLDTMAWETILMDTLEDNVPRARAGHCAVAINSRLYIWSGRDGYRKAWNNQVCCKDLWYLETEKPPPPARVQLVRANTNSLEVSWGAVATADSYLLQLQKYDIPATAATATSPTPNPVPSVPANPPKSPAPAAAAPAVQPLTQVGITLLPQAAAAPPTTTTIQVLPTVPGSSISVPAAARTQGVPAVLKVTGPQATTGTPLVTMRPASQAGKAPVTVTSLPAGVRMVVPTQSAQGTVIGSSPQMSGMAALAAAAAATQKIPPSSAPTVLSVPAGTTIVKTVAVTPGTTTLPATVKVASSPVMVSNPATRMLKTAAAQVGTSVSSAANTSTRPIITVHKSGTVTVAQQAQVVTTVVGGVTKTITLVKSPISVPGGSALISNLGKVMSVVQTKPVQTSAVTGQASTGPVTQIIQTKGPLPAGTILKLVTSADGKPTTIITTTQAGGAGTKPTILGISSVSPSTTKPGTTTIIKTIPMSAIITQAGATGVTSSPGIKSPITIITTKVMTSGTGAPAKIITAVPKIATGHGQQGVTQVVLKGAPGQPGTILRTVPMGGVRLVTPVTVSAVKPAVTTLVVKGTTGVTTLGTVTGTVSTSLAGAGGHSTSASLATPITTLGTIATLSSQVINPTAITVSAAQTTLTAAGGLTTPTITMQPVSQPTQVTLITAPSGVEAQPVHDLPVSILASPTTEQPTATVTIADSGQGDVQPGTVTLVCSNPPCETHETGTTNTATTTVVANLGGHPQPTQVQFVCDRQEAAASLVTSAVGQQNGSVVRVCSNPPCETHDTGTTNTATTATSNMAGQHGCANPPCETHETGTTSTATTAMSGLGAGHRRDARLACAAGTVPAAAVRVGVAAGAAAGAAEGAQGAVKPSCQTRQTSATSTTMTVMATGAPCPAGPLLRPSLALEAGGHGTTLVQLGPVSAQVRAGSLGGEDSPLAGLGSLVSVGRPLEAHRSHTTSTPAAACTDLGAGEPGEAQGTPVLVYESSAGPAVTATALEALLCSSAVVTRVCSNPPCETHETGTTHTPTTATSGGGAGQPEAGQQPPAGRPCETHQTASTGTTMSVSVGALLPDAVPAHRTPESGLEGAPSPTVTPQAAASLLAPFPTQRVCSNPPCETHETGTTHTATTVTSNMSSNQDPPPPASDQGEVESTQGDSMNIASSSPIATTGSSTLTRAVTTVTQSTPAPGPSVPISSVTETTPGALTTEVPIPATITVTIANTETSDMPFSAVDILQPPEELQASPGPRQQLPPRQLLQPAATPLMGESAEVLSASQTPELQAAVDLSSTGDPSSGQEPATSAVVATVVVQPPPPTQSEVDQLSLPQELMAEAQAGTTTLMVTGLTPEELAVTAAAEAAAQAAATEEAQALAIQAVLQAAQQAVMAGTGEPMDTSEAAAAVTQAELSHLSAEGQEGQATTIPIVLTQQELAALVQQQQLQEAQAQQQQHHLPTEALAPADSLNDPTIESNCLNELAGAVPSTVALLPPTATESLAPSNTFVAPQPVVVASPAKLQAAATLTEVANGIEPLGVKPDLPPPPSKAPVKKENQWFDVGVIKGTNVMVTHYFLPPDDAVPSDDDSGTVPDYNQLKKQELQPGTAYKFRVAGINACGRGPFSEISAFKTCLPGFPGAPCAIKISKSPDGAHLTWEPPSVTSGKIIEYSVYLAIQSSQAGGEPKSAAPAQLAFMRVYCGPSPSCLVQSSSLSNAHIDYTTKPAIIFRIAARNEKGYGPATQVRWLQETSKDSSGTKPASKRPMSSPEMKSAPKKSKADGP; this is encoded by the exons ATGGCTTCGGCCGTGTCACCCGCCAACTCGCCAGCGGTGCTCCTGCAGCCTCGCTGGAAGCGAGTGGTGGGCTGGTCGGGTCCAGTACCCCGGCCCCGCCACGGCCACCGCGCCGTGGCCATCAAGGAGCTCATCGTGGTGTTTGGCGGCGGCAACGAGGGGATCGTGGACGAACTGCACGTGTACAACACGG CGACCAACCAGTGGTTCATCCCCGCCGTGAGGGGGGACATCCCTCCAGGCTGCGCGGCCTATGGCTTCGTGTGCGACGGGACGCGCCTGCTGGTGTTCGGAGGCATGGTGGAGTACGGGAAATACAGCAACGATCTCTACGAGCTGCAG GCGAGCCGATGGGAGTGGAAGAGACTGAAGGCAAAGACGCCCAAAAACGGGCCCCCTCCGTGTCCTCGGCTCGGGCACAGCTTCTCCCTCGTGGGCAACAAATGTTACCTGTTCGGAGGTCTGGCCAACGACAGCGAGGACCCCAAGAACAACATTCCCAG GTACCTGAATGACTTATACATCCTGGAACTGCGGCCGGGCTCTGGAGTGGTAGCCTGGGACATTCCCATCACTTACGGCGTCCTGCCCCCGCCGCGGGAGTCGCATACAGCCGTGGTCTACACCGAGAAAGACAACAAGAAGTCCAAGCTGGTGATCTATGGAGGGATGAGTGGCTGCAGGCTAGGCGACCTCTGGACCCTGGATATTG AGACTCTGACGTGGAACAAGCCCAGTCTCAGTGGGGTGGCACCTCTTCCTCGGAGCCTCCACTCGGCCACGACGATAGGAAACAA AATGTACGTGTTTGGTGGCTGGGTGCCTCTCGTCATGGATGACGTCAAAGTGGCCACACACGAGAAGGAGTGGAAGTGTACCAACACACTGGCTTGTCTCAACCTGG ACACCATGGCCTGGGAGACCATCCTGATGGACACGCTGGAGGACAACGTTCCCCGGGCCCGAGCCGGCCACTGCGCCGTCGCCATCAACAGCCGCCTGTACATTTGGAGTGGGCGTGACGGCTACCGAAAGGCCTGGAACAACCAGGTCTGCTGCAAGGACCTCTGGTACCTGGAGACAG AAAAGCCACCGCCCCCGGCCCGGGTACAGCTGGTGCGAGCCAACACCAACTCGCTGGAGGTGAGCTGGGGGGCAGTGGCCACAGCCGACAgttaccttctgcagctccagaaATATGACATTCCTGCCACGGCTGCTACTGCCACCTCCCCCACACCCAATCCAGTCCCGTCTGTGCCTGCCAACCCTCCCAAGAGCCCTGCCCCCGCAGCAGCCGCACCTGCCGTGCAGCCGCTGACCCAAGTAGGCATCACGCTCCTGCCCCAGGCTGCCGCCGCGCCCccgaccaccaccaccatccaggTCTTGCCGACGGTGCCCGGCAGCTCGATTTCCGTGCCCGCTGCAGCCAGGACTCAAG GTGTCCCTGCTGTGCTCAAAGTGACTGGTCCTCAGGCTACAACGGGAACCCCGTTGGTTACCATGCGACCTGCCAGCCAGGCTGGGAAAGCCCCCGTCACTGTGACCTCCCTCCCTGCAGGCGTGCGAATGGTTGTGCCTACGCAGAGCGCCCAGGGCACG GTCATCGGCAGCAGCCCGCAGATGAGTGGCATGGCCGCCTTGGCAGCAGCGGCCGCCGCCACCCAGAAGATCCCTCCGTCCTCGGCGCCCACGGTGCTGAGTGTCCCAGCTGGCACCACCATCGTCAAAACCGTGGCCGTGACGCCTGGCACCACCACGCTCCCAGCCACCGTGAAGGTGGCTTCCTCGCCTGTCATG GTGAGCAACCCAGCCACTCGCATGCTGAAGACCGCGGCTGCCCAGGTGGGGACGTCCGTCTCCTCTGCGGCCAACACATCCACCCGTCCCATCATCACCGTGCACAAGTCGGGGACTGTGACAGTGGCCCAGCAAGCCCAGGTGGTGACCACGGTGGTGGGTGGGGTCACCAAGACCATCACCCTGGTGAAGAGTCCCATCTCCGTCCCCGGAGGCAGTGCTCTG ATTTCCAATCTGGGCAAGGTGATGTCTGTGGTGCAGACCAAGCCAGTTCAGACCTCCGCCGTCACGGGCCAGGCGTCCACAGGCCCGGTGACTCAGATCATCCAG ACCAAAGGGCCCCTGCCAGCCGGGACCATCCTGAAGCTGGTGACCTCCGCAGACGGCAAGcccaccaccatcatcacgaCCACGCAGGCCGGCGGGGCAGGCACGAAGCCCACCATTCTTGGCATCAGCAGCGTGTCCCCCAGCACCACGAAGCCGggcaccaccaccatcatcaagaCCATCCCCATGTCAGCCATCATCACGCAGGCGGGCGCCACGG GTGTGACCAGCAGTCCTGGCATCAAGTCgcccatcaccatcatcaccaccaaggTGATGACCTCCGGAACCGGAGCCCCCGCCAAGATCATCACTGCCGTGCCCAAGATCGCCACCGGCCACGGGCAGCAAGGCGTGACCCAG GTGGTGCTGAAGGGCGCGCCGGGCCAGCCGGGCACCATCCTCCGCACCGTGCCCATGGGGGGCGTCCGCCTGGTCACCCCCGTCACCGTCTCCGCAGTCAAGCCGGCTGTCACCACATTGGTTGTGAAGGGCACCACAG GCGTCACAACTCTGGGCACAGTGACAGGCACGGTCTCCACCAGCCTCGCCGGAGCCGGGGGCCACAGCACCAGCGCCTCCCTGGCCACGCCCATCACCACCCTGGGCACCATTGCCACTCTCTCGAGCCAGGTGATCAACCCCACTGCCATCACTGTGTCGGCGGCGCAGACCACGCTGACGGCGGCCGGCGGCCTCACCACGCCCACCATCACCATGCAG CCCGTCTCGCAGCCCACCCAGGTGACTCTGATCACAGCCCCCAGCGGGGTCGAGGCCCAGCCCGTGCACGACCTCCCGGTGTCCATCCTGGCCTCACCCACCACGGAACAGCCCACGGCCACCGTCACCATTGCCGACTCGGGCCAGGGCGACGTGCAGCCTGGCACCGTGACCCTGGTGTGCTCCAACCCGCCCTGCGAGACCCACGAGACGGGCACCACCAACACGGCCACCACCACCGTCGTGGCTAACCTCGGGGggcacccccagcccacccaagTGCAGTTCGTCTGTGACAGACAGGAGGCCGCCGCTTCTCTCGTGACCTCCGCGGTGGGGCAGCAGAATGGCAGCGTGGTCCGAGTCTGCTCCAACCCGCCGTGCGAGACCCACGACACGGGCACCACCAACACGGCCACCACTGCCACCTCCAACATGGCCGGGCAGCACGGCTGCGCCAACCCGCCCTGCGAGACCCACGAGACGGGCACCACCAGCACGGCCACCACCGCCATGTCGGGCCTCGGGGCCGGCCATCGGCGAGACGCCCGGTTGGCCTGTGCGGCCGGCACCGTGCCCGCCGCCGCGGTCCGGGTCGGCGTGGCAGCTGGCGCAGCTGCTGGCGCCGCAGAGGGCGCCCAGGGCGCCGTCAAGCCCTCGTGCCAAACCCGCCAGACCAGCGCCACCAGCACCACCATGACTGTGATGGCCACTGGGGCCCCGTGTCCTGCTGGTCCGCTCCTCCGACCCAGCCTGGCCCTGGAGGCCGGCGGGCACGGCACCACCCTGGTGCAATTAGGCCCCGTGAGCGCCCAGGTCAGAGCCGGCAGCCTGGGCGGCGAGGACAGCCCCCTGGCCGGCCTGGGCTCGCTGGTGTCTGTGGGGCGCCCGCTGGAGGCACACCGCAGCCACACGACCAGCACCCCCGCTGCGGCCTGCACTGACCTGGGCGCTGGGGAGCCTGGCGAGGCGCAGGGCACCCCCGTGCTCGTGTACGAGAGCTCAGCCGGCCCCGCCGTGACTGCAACAGCTCTGGAGGCGCTGCTGTGCTCCTCGGCCGTCGTGACCCGGGTTTGCTCCAACCCGCCTTGCGAGACCCACGAGACGGGCACTACCCACACGCCCACCACCGCCACGTCGGGCGGGGGCGCGGGCCAACCAGAGGCTGGGCAGCAGCCCCCCGCCGGCCGCCCCTGCGAGACGCACCAGACCGCTTCCACTGGCACCACCATGTCGGTCAGCGTGGGCGCCCTGCTCCCCGACGCCGTGCCCGCCCACAGGACCCCGGAGTCCGGCTTGGAGGGGGCACCGTCCCCCACGGTCACTCCCCAGGCCGCCGCTTCGTTGCTGGCTCCCTTCCCGACGCAGAGGGTCTGCTCCAACCCCCCCTGCGAGACCCACGAGACGGGCACCACACACACGGCCACCACCGTCACCTCCAACATGAGCTCCAACCAAG ATCCCCCACCACCTGCCAGCGACCAGGGAGAGGTGGAGAGCACCCAGGGCGACAGCATGAACATCGCCAGTTCCAGTCCCATTGCAACGACGGGGTCCTCCACGCTGACGCGGGCTGTGACCACCGTGACACAGTCCACACCGGCGCCCGGCCCTTCGGTGCCG ATCTCATCAGTGACTGAAACTACCCCAGGGGCTCTGACCACCGAAGTCCCCATCCCGGCCACGATAACAGTGACCATAGCCAACACAGAAACTTCTGACATGCCCTTCTCTGCTGTTGACATCCTGCAGCCCCCAGAGGAGCTCCAGGCCTCGCCAGGGCCTCGCCAGCAGCTTCCGCCACGGCAACTCCTGCAGCCCGCCGCCACGCCCCTGATGGGGGAGTCCGCCGAGGTGCTGTCTGCCTCCCAGACCCCTGAGCTCCAGGCCGCCGTGGATCTGAGCAGTACAGGGGACCCGTCTTCAGGCCAGGAGCCTGCCACCTCGGCCGTGGTGGCCACTGTGGTGGTCCAGCCTCCCCCGCCCACGCAGTCCGAAGTAGACCAGTTGTCGCTTCCGCAAGAGCTGATGGCCGAGGCGCAGGCGGGGACCACCACCCTCATGGTAACGGGGCTCACCCCCGAGGAGCTGGCGGTGACTGCAGCTGCCGAGGCGGCCGCCCAGGCCGCGGCCACGGAGGAAGCCCAGGCCCTGGCCATCCAGGCCGTGCTCCAGGCCGCACAGCAGGCCGTCATGG CAGGCACCGGGGAGCCCATGGACACAtctgaggcggcggcggcggtgacCCAGGCGGAGCTGAGCCACCTGTCGGCTGAGGGCCAGGAGGGTCAGGCCACCACCATCCCCATTGTGCTGACACAGCAGGAGCTGGCCGCCCtggtgcagcagcagcagctccaggaggcgcaggcccagcagcagcagcaccacctcCCCACCGAGGCCCTGGCCCCTGCCGACAGCCTCAACGACCCCACCATCGAGAGCAACTGCCTCAACGAGCTGGCGGGGGCCGTCCCCAGCACCGTGGCCCTGCTGCCGCCCACGGCCACCGAGA gcctggctccatcCAACACGTTTGTGGCCCCCCAGCCAGTCGTGGTCGCCAGTCCCGCGAAGCTGCAGGCCGCAGCTACCCTGACCGAGGTGGCCAACGGCATTGAGCCCCTGGGCGTG AAGCCGGACCTACCACCCCCGCCCAGCAAAGCCCCCGTGAAGAAGGAGAACCAGTGGTTTGACGTGGGCGTCATCAAGGGCACCAACGTGATGGTGACGCACTATTTCCTGCCACCCGATGATGCTGTGCCGTCGGAC GACGACTCCGGCACTGTCCCCGACTACAACCAGCTGAAGAAGCAGGAGCTGCAGCCGGGCACTGCCTACAAGTTCCGAGTCGCCGGGATCAACGCCTGCGGCCGGGGGCCGTTCAGCGAGATCTCGGCCTTTAAGACGTGTCTGCCTGGCTTCCCGGGGGCCCCCTGTGCCATCAAGATCAGCAAA AGTCCCGATGGAGCCCACCTGACCTGGGAGCCGCCCTCCGTGACCTCCGGCAAGATCATCGAGTACTCGGTGTACCTGGCCATCCAGAGCTCGCAGGCCGGCGGCGAGCCCAAGAGCGCCGCCCCGGCCCAGCTGGCTTTCATGCGGGTGTACTGCgggcccagcccctcctgcctcgTGCAGTCCTCCAGCCTCTCCAACGCCCACATCGACTACACCACCAAGCCCGCTATCATCTTCCGCATCGCCGCCCGCAACGAGAAGGGCTACGGCCCTGCCACCCAA